In Nicotiana tabacum cultivar K326 chromosome 21, ASM71507v2, whole genome shotgun sequence, one DNA window encodes the following:
- the LOC107786720 gene encoding pectin acetylesterase 7-like, with protein MVMATRSLQLFCLIVCSLAIIKTESATDLDFYEVKKTIVKNAVSKGAVCLDGSPPAYHFEPGFGEGVENWFVQLSGGAWCTSVEACKDRSRDNKVGSTTTMGPYTFQGIYSKNQSANPDFYNWNKVLVRYCDGGAFTGDVEYVDPATNLHFRGARIFEAVMEDVLAKGLKNAKNAILAGSSAGGYPAMLYCDRFRSLLPNTPRVKCFVDAGYFIHAKNQKQARGFEDIYNTLVTLHGSAKTLPKSCTSKMKPLLCFFPESMQQNIKTPLFIAMSAFDIFQINTTVEPHLHDVIENGTCTTSQNKAFREFRSEFLSTLPKPNNPKLRGVFIDSVNHHTSLLIRWSPENATMINNLSLPKAFGDWYFDRKYWYVIDEHDLPISKKHEHELRKDGGQTHKEDNH; from the exons ATGGTGATGGCGACAAGATCTCTTCAACTTTTTTGCTTAATTGTTTGTTCTTTGGCCATCATCAAAACTGAAAGTGCAACAGACTTGGATTTCTACGAAGTGAAGAAAACAATTGTTAAGAACGCGGTGTCAAAAGGAGCAG TATGCCTGGATGGATCACCTCCAGCATACCATTTTGAACCAGGATTTGGGGAAGGAGTTGAAAATTGGTTTGTACAACTTTCG GGAGGAGCATGGTGCACAAGCGTCGAAGCATGCAAGGATCGTAGCCGGGACAATAAAGTGGGTTCTACAACTACTATGGGGCCATACACATTTCAAGGAATTTATAGCAAGAATCAGAGTGCAAATCCAG ATTTCTACAACTGGAACAAAGTGCTTGTTAGATATTGTGATGGTGGAGCGTTCACTGGAGATGTCGAATACGTTGATCCT GCTACTAATCTTCACTTCAGAGGAGCAAGAATTTTTGAAGCAGTAATGGAGGATGTGTTGGCAAAAGGATTAAAGAATGCCAAGAAT GCTATTCTTGCCGGAAGTTCAGCCGGAGGATATCCAGCAATGCTATATTGTGATCGTTTCCGCAGTCTACTGCCAAATACTCCTAGAGTGAAATGCTTTGTTGATGCTGGTTATTTTATCCATGC GAAGAATCAAAAGCAAGCAAGAGGCTTCGAAGATATATACAACACACTTGTTACTTTACAT GGATCTGCCAAGACGTTACCCAAATCATGCACTTCAAAAATGAAACCGCTATTG TGCTTCTTCCCTGAAAGCATGCAACAAAATATCAAGACACCACTTTTCATTGCGATGTCAGCATTTGACATATTTCAG ATTAACACTACTGTAGAACCTCATTTACACGACGTCATTGAAAATGGGACATGCACTACAAGTCAGAACAAAGCCTTCAGAG AATTTAGGTCGGAATTCTTAAGTACTCTGCCCAAACCAAACAATCCTAAACTGAGAGGTGTTTTCATTGACTCAGTAAATCATCATACATCGCTACTGATAAGGTGGTCTCCTGAAAACGCCACTATGATAAATAACCTG AGTCTACCAAAGGCATTTGGTGATTGGTACTTCGATCGGAAGTACTGGTATGTGATAGATGAGCATGATTTGCCAATCTCTAAAAAGCATGAGCATGAGTTGCGCAAAGACGGTGGGCAGACCCATAAGGAGGATAATCATTAG